The sequence below is a genomic window from Candidatus Binataceae bacterium.
CTCCGCTCGAAGTGGGACCCCGCACGATCCCAATGCCTACCCATGTCAGTCCCGAGGCGCAGCAATACATCGCGATGCCGCGGCTCAACTTATTGTCCGCCGACAAGTATCCCGACCCACAAGACAAGGAAGGGTGGCGCAGGAACATCGCCGAAGTGAACGGGATGATGAAGATGATGGAGGAGATGGTTCTCCCTCTCTGCCCGGTAAAGATTGAACGCACCACCATGAACGGAGCACGGGTCGCAGTGGTAACTCCCAAAAGCATCGCACCGCTGCACCAGAATCGGGTGCTGATGAATATCCATGGCGGCGCGTTTGTATATGGTGAAGGAATGATCGTGGAGGCCGCGGTCGCCGCCCATCTGGGACAGATCAAAGTGATTGCGGTGGATTACCGGGTTCCGCCGGACCATTGCTTTCCCGCCAACCTGGAAGATACCACCGCCGTCTATCGCGCGCTGCTCGAGAGCCATCGTCCCGGTTCCATCGCAATCTTCGGCACCTCGGCGGGAGGGACCTACACGGCGACGACCGTCGTCAAGCTTCGCCAGCTTAACCTTCCTTTGCCTGCGGCCGCGGGAATCCTCACGCCGGCCTGTGATCTGAGCGGGAACGGCGGCGACACGACGTTTACCAACGACGGAATCGACAGCGCGTTATCGGGAGCCCGCCCCCGCGAGGGCACCGGACCGAGCGCGCTGTTTGTCGGCAACCACGATCCGAAGGACCCGCTCATTTCACCGATCTATGCAGACTTCAGCACGGCCTTCTGTCCGACCTACTTCCTGGCCGGGACCCGCGACTTTCTCCTCTCTTCGACCGTCCTGCTTCATCGCGCGGTGCATCGCGCCGGAATCAAAGCGGAGCTTCATGTGTTCGAGGCGATGTCGCACGGCTTCAATATCATGGCGCAGCTTCCGGAAGCCCGTGAAGCAACGCTGGACATGATCCGATTCTTTGACGAGTGCATGGATGCGGCCGCGGTTTGACCGCTGCTTAAACTACAATTCAAGCGAGGTGCACAGACGATGAAAGCGATGGTGATGGAAGAAATCGGAAAGCCCATGGTGGTGAAGGAGTGGCCGGAGCCCAAGTGCCCTCCCGACGGGGCGATCGTGCGCGTGGAAGGCAGCGGCATCTGCCGTTCGGACTGGCATCTATGGCAGGGTGACTGGGGTTGGATCGGGTTCAAGCCCCGAATGCCCACCATCCTGGGCCACGAATTCGCCGGGGTGATCGAAGAGGTCGGCAAGGACGTAAAGACACTCAAGGCCGGCGCGCGGGTGGTGGTTCCACTCGCGCAAGGGTGCGGCGTATGCGACGACTGCCGCACCGGCCATTCCAATCACTGCATGGGCGCAGGGATGGGGGGATATGCACGCTACGGTGTCCTCAGTCACGCCGACTACAACTACGCGCCGCTTCCTGACAAGGTAAATTTCGTGGAAGCGTCAGCGATGGGCTGTCGTTACGTTACCGCGTTTCACGCAATTCTTGACCAGGGGCAGGTCAAGGCCGATGAGACGGTGGTGGTGTACGGATGCGGCGGCGTCGGGCTGTCGGTGATCCAGATCGCTTCGGCGCTCGGCGCGCGCGTGATCGCGGTCGATCTCGATGATCGTAAGCTGGAACTTGCCAAGCAGGTTGGTGCCAACGATGTCGTCAACGGCAAGAAGACCGACCCGGTCAAGGCCGTGATCGAACTGACTCGCGGGGGTGCTGACGTCAGCGTGGATGCGCTCGGTATCGCCGTCACCTGCCGCAACGCAGTCCTAAGTCTCCGCAAGCGCGGTCGTCACGTTCAGGTCGGGCTCACCACGCAGAGCGAGAACGGCGAAGTCGCACTGCCCGTGGATCAGATCGTGTTCAAGGAAATCCAGTTCTCGGGGTCGCTCGCGATCCAGTCGTTCCGCTATCCCGCGATGCTGAGCATGGTCGAGCGCGGGCTCCTGCAGCCCAGGAAATTGATCACCGAGACGATCCCACTGGAGAAGGCATTCGGGGTACTCGAGCAGATGTCCAAATTCGAAAACGTCGGCATCAGCGTGATCAATCAGTTCTAGCCCGCACGGCCGTTTTGGTTGGATATCCTCGCTAAGCGGGAAGGCCACCGAGACACGAAGGCACCAGGAGGGAACCAGCCTGCGGCAGAACTGCCATTGTCCCCTGGGGTCTTCGGAGTCTCGGTGGTTGGCCGGCCGCTTTTTCTCCCGCGGCCGATGAGGATCGTTGTGGGGACTATTTGCGCGGCGTCATTCCCTCGAGAATGTCGACCTTGCCGGCGAAGTCCTCGAGCTCAACTTCGGTGGTCTCCAGGATGCTGGCGGTTTGCCGCCAGTGACCGATTATGATCAGCAACTCGATTATTTCTTGCGCGCTCAGGTGCCGCTTGAGGGCTTCGAGCGTCGGTCGCGAGGCTTTGACGTTCGCGTTCACCTCGTCGGTAAATTGCAGCACCAAGCGCTCGACCTCGCTGAAACAGTGGGCAGGTTGCCAATTCTCGATGGCCGCAATCTGCTCGTCGGTCACCCCAACATGCTTTGCCGCCGGAACGTGCTGCGTCCATTCATAGACCGAATGGCAGTCCTTGGCGGTGCGAAGAATCGCTATCTCGCGGAGCTTTGGATCGATCGCGATCTGGGTAAAGAGTGCATTACTCAAGCGGCTGCGTTGACGAAATATGCCCTGAGCGTTGGCGGTCATCCTCTGTACGTTGAGCACAATCCGTCCGGATTTGAGAATCTTGAGAACCTCGGGAGAAGCGTCTTTGTCCTCGAGATAGGGTAGCAGTGCCATTGTAGCCCTCCGGATGGTAGTAGTCGGCGGCCCTCGGTGTGCGGCGCCACCGCAGCAGCGCGTCTGCACCTCTGTAGATCGGTTCCGCATCGAATTACCAGCGCCGGCACCCGAAGCCTTACACTGTCACGAGATTGACGCCGCGCGCTGCCTAGGTGCTAAGAAGGATCTCATCAGGTGGGAGAGCGGATCGAAAACCGACACGGAGGAAAGCCATGTCACTACTGACCGGCGGCGGCGACCACCTCTACGAAGTCATCGCAGAATGGGGCGAAATGCCCAACAAGTGGACCTACGACATCGCCGGGGTCGCCGTCGACTCCAAGAGCCGCGTCTATATGTTCAATCGTGGGGACACCCCGGTCGTGGTTCTCGATAGCAGCGGAAAGTTCCTTCAGAGCTGGGGCGACAAGGAGATGTTCCCGCGCGCCCACGGAATTACGATTGGCCCAGACGACAGCGTCTGGCTTACCGATGTTTTCGACCATACGGTGCGAAAATGCACGAGCGACGGGAAGGTCCTGATGACGATCGGCGTGAGCGGCCGGCCCGCCAGAGCGATGAGCGGCGAGCCTTTCAATCAGTGCACTCACGTCGCCATTAATCCGCACACCGGCGATCTCTTCGTCTCCGACGGGTATCTCAACCCCAAGGTCCACAAGTATTCTCCGGATGGCCGCCTGCTCTACTCATGGGGCCAGCCGGGCAACGACCCGGGCCAGTTCAATTTGCCGCACAACATCGCCACCGACCGCGATGGCTATGTCTATGTCGCCGACAGGCACAACAATCGAGTGCAAGTGTTCACGCCTAACGGCAAGCTCGAACACATCTGGACTGGGATGGCGATGCCGTGCGGCCTGTGTATCGACACACGCAGTGCGGAGCAGCTCTGCTACATCGGTGAGCTCAGCTCGGTTTGGTGGACACAGGGGCTGGCGGATTTCTGGGAAGCATGGAACCGTCCAGGCATGGGCCCACGCGTCAGCATCTACTCGCTCGACGGAAGGCTGCAGGCGCGCCTGTGCGACAATGGTCAGGGCGACGGTCGCGGTCAGCTAGTCGCTCCGCACGGGATTGCAGTCACTCCAGAGGGCGACATCCTCGTCGCGGAAGTGTCTCACACCATCCTCGGCAGCAGGCTCAAGCCCTCCAGACCGGTACGAAACTTCCTGCGTCTGGCAAAAGTCAAGAAATCGGAACGTCAGACCCACGTGTGACGTCCACCGCAAACATTCTGACCGCCGCCAAACCACGGCGGGCTATCACCGTTGACACCTGGAAGTAACCGTAATGGACAATCCAACGGTAGTGTTCCCGCGTCCGCGCCAAGTCACGATCGAGAATCGCCAGCGGCCCCGACCCCACGAGGCTGAGCTCCTGATCGAGACCCATGTAACCCTAATCAGTATGGGGACCGAACTGACCATTCTCGCCGGCCAGTTTCCCGAGCGTTCGGCCTGGGCGAATTACGGGCGCTTTCCGTTCTTGCCTGGCTACTCGAACATCGGGCGAGTGGTCGAGGTCGGCGCAGGGCTTGACAAGGATTGGATCGGTAAGCGGGTCGCGACACGCACACCGCATGCCCGGTGGGTGATCGCGCCCGCCCACGGCGCCATGGGCGTCCCGCCCGCCGTGAGCGACGCGGATGCCGCACTTTTTGCAATTGCCGCGATCGTGATGAACGGAATCCGCCGCGGAAAGCTGGTCTGGGGGGAGACCGTGGTGTTTGGCCTGGGCGTCCTTGGTCAACTCGCGGTCCGCTTGGGCGAATTGGCCGGCGCGCGCAAAGTCTTCGGCATCGACTTGGCCGACTCGCGCCTGGAGCTACTTGTGAAATCCCCTGCGGTCGTCGGCCTCAATCCGCGCACGGACGACCTGGTAAAGACTGTGCAGGAGCGCAATCACGGCCGGCTCGCCGATGTTGCATTTGAAGTGACGGGTGACCCGACGCTGATTCCTGCCCAATTCGAGGTACTGAGCCGCGAGGGCCGCTTGGTCGTCCTGAGCAGTCCGCGCGGGCCGACCACGATCGACTTCCATGACCTTTGTGATTTCCCCGGCTTCGCGATTGTCGGCGCACACGAAATGACTCATCCGGCGGCCGAGACGCCGGGAAATCCCTGGACTCATCGGCGCCACTTCGAGCTGTTCTTCGATCTGATCGTCGCAGGGCGCCTTGAGGTGTCATCGCTGGTACGGAATAATTTTTCTTACCTCAGTGCAGCGGAAGTTTATTCCAACCTGTTGGCCGACCGCTCCCGCTTCATGGCAGTGACCTTGGACTGGAAGAGCGAGTAAGGCCGCGGTTGCGGCATGGCTTAGCTGGCGACCGGCGAGACATCGACGCTTGGGTTCGACGGCAAGTTACACTCCTCGAGACCTGCCAGTCCTCGGCCGCCCTAAGCTGTCGTAGCTCCCTTACTTAAGGCGACTTGACCACAATCCGAGCGGGGCGCTACGAGATTGGTTATGCGTGCAAAGACACAGCGTACATCAATTTTTCTATTAGCACTGCTGGCGGCAGCGCTTGTGGGGCCGCAAACGGCCCGCGCCGAGATCTCCGCACGCGACGCGCGCGCGCTCGCCGACGCCAAGTTGATCTACATCGCCACGGTCCGCAAAGACGGCAATCAGAGTAAGGCGGCGCCAGTGTGGTTCACGCTAAGTGCCGACAACCAGGCAATATTGATCCAGACCGGCCCGCAGACCTGGAAGGTCAAGCGTATCAAACGTGGCAGTCCAGTGCTGGTTTGGATCGGCACGGCCGGAGGACCGGCATTCCTCGGGAAGGCGGAGATCACCCCGGATGCTGGCGTGCAGAAGAAAATCCTCACCGACATGCACGCGAAATACTGGGAGAATCGCGTGCTGGGGGTGGGTCCCTCGGCCGAGCGCTTCAAGACCGGGGACCGGCTCGCGATAGTCATAACACCGGTACGCGACTTGCCAGATGGCTTCAGTTCCGCTCCCGGCAGCCCCGCGCCAAAGCTCGAGAGCTCTGGCTCGAACTCGTAGTCTCTTCAGTCCCGACTAGGCTGGCAAGTTGAGGTCGT
It includes:
- a CDS encoding alpha/beta hydrolase, which codes for MERASQAAAPAYAPLEVGPRTIPMPTHVSPEAQQYIAMPRLNLLSADKYPDPQDKEGWRRNIAEVNGMMKMMEEMVLPLCPVKIERTTMNGARVAVVTPKSIAPLHQNRVLMNIHGGAFVYGEGMIVEAAVAAHLGQIKVIAVDYRVPPDHCFPANLEDTTAVYRALLESHRPGSIAIFGTSAGGTYTATTVVKLRQLNLPLPAAAGILTPACDLSGNGGDTTFTNDGIDSALSGARPREGTGPSALFVGNHDPKDPLISPIYADFSTAFCPTYFLAGTRDFLLSSTVLLHRAVHRAGIKAELHVFEAMSHGFNIMAQLPEAREATLDMIRFFDECMDAAAV
- a CDS encoding zinc-binding dehydrogenase; this translates as MKAMVMEEIGKPMVVKEWPEPKCPPDGAIVRVEGSGICRSDWHLWQGDWGWIGFKPRMPTILGHEFAGVIEEVGKDVKTLKAGARVVVPLAQGCGVCDDCRTGHSNHCMGAGMGGYARYGVLSHADYNYAPLPDKVNFVEASAMGCRYVTAFHAILDQGQVKADETVVVYGCGGVGLSVIQIASALGARVIAVDLDDRKLELAKQVGANDVVNGKKTDPVKAVIELTRGGADVSVDALGIAVTCRNAVLSLRKRGRHVQVGLTTQSENGEVALPVDQIVFKEIQFSGSLAIQSFRYPAMLSMVERGLLQPRKLITETIPLEKAFGVLEQMSKFENVGISVINQF
- a CDS encoding carboxymuconolactone decarboxylase family protein, which gives rise to MALLPYLEDKDASPEVLKILKSGRIVLNVQRMTANAQGIFRQRSRLSNALFTQIAIDPKLREIAILRTAKDCHSVYEWTQHVPAAKHVGVTDEQIAAIENWQPAHCFSEVERLVLQFTDEVNANVKASRPTLEALKRHLSAQEIIELLIIIGHWRQTASILETTEVELEDFAGKVDILEGMTPRK
- a CDS encoding peptidyl-alpha-hydroxyglycine alpha-amidating lyase family protein; its protein translation is MSLLTGGGDHLYEVIAEWGEMPNKWTYDIAGVAVDSKSRVYMFNRGDTPVVVLDSSGKFLQSWGDKEMFPRAHGITIGPDDSVWLTDVFDHTVRKCTSDGKVLMTIGVSGRPARAMSGEPFNQCTHVAINPHTGDLFVSDGYLNPKVHKYSPDGRLLYSWGQPGNDPGQFNLPHNIATDRDGYVYVADRHNNRVQVFTPNGKLEHIWTGMAMPCGLCIDTRSAEQLCYIGELSSVWWTQGLADFWEAWNRPGMGPRVSIYSLDGRLQARLCDNGQGDGRGQLVAPHGIAVTPEGDILVAEVSHTILGSRLKPSRPVRNFLRLAKVKKSERQTHV
- a CDS encoding zinc-binding dehydrogenase encodes the protein MDNPTVVFPRPRQVTIENRQRPRPHEAELLIETHVTLISMGTELTILAGQFPERSAWANYGRFPFLPGYSNIGRVVEVGAGLDKDWIGKRVATRTPHARWVIAPAHGAMGVPPAVSDADAALFAIAAIVMNGIRRGKLVWGETVVFGLGVLGQLAVRLGELAGARKVFGIDLADSRLELLVKSPAVVGLNPRTDDLVKTVQERNHGRLADVAFEVTGDPTLIPAQFEVLSREGRLVVLSSPRGPTTIDFHDLCDFPGFAIVGAHEMTHPAAETPGNPWTHRRHFELFFDLIVAGRLEVSSLVRNNFSYLSAAEVYSNLLADRSRFMAVTLDWKSE
- a CDS encoding pyridoxamine 5'-phosphate oxidase family protein; amino-acid sequence: MRAKTQRTSIFLLALLAAALVGPQTARAEISARDARALADAKLIYIATVRKDGNQSKAAPVWFTLSADNQAILIQTGPQTWKVKRIKRGSPVLVWIGTAGGPAFLGKAEITPDAGVQKKILTDMHAKYWENRVLGVGPSAERFKTGDRLAIVITPVRDLPDGFSSAPGSPAPKLESSGSNS